A genomic segment from Actinomycetota bacterium encodes:
- the sucD gene encoding succinate--CoA ligase subunit alpha → MSILIDENTKLIIQGITGREGTFHGERMIAYGTKVVGGVTPGKGGQNVFGIPVFDTVKQAYEETGANTTVLFVPARFTAEGAYEAIDAKIPLVITIAEHVPVHDMMKVYNLARKSDSIVVGPNSFGIISPGRSKAGFMHDKIFTQGNVGLMSRSATNCYETVFLLTNENIGQSTVIGIGGDMIPGSSFIDFLPMFENDEQTKIIVLIGEIGGSDEEIAAEYIKKHIRKPVVALIAGKNAPKGTSMGHAGAIVSADGTGSAENKEKKLSEAGVIIAESTEHIVKIIKEMQ, encoded by the coding sequence ATGAGTATATTAATAGATGAAAATACAAAATTAATAATACAGGGAATTACAGGCAGGGAAGGAACTTTTCATGGGGAAAGAATGATTGCCTATGGTACAAAAGTGGTGGGAGGAGTCACACCCGGAAAAGGCGGACAGAATGTATTTGGAATTCCTGTTTTTGATACTGTAAAACAGGCTTATGAAGAAACAGGTGCAAACACTACAGTATTATTTGTACCTGCAAGATTTACTGCCGAAGGAGCATATGAGGCAATTGATGCAAAGATACCGCTGGTTATAACGATTGCTGAACATGTTCCTGTTCACGATATGATGAAAGTCTATAACCTTGCAAGGAAATCGGATTCCATAGTTGTAGGCCCGAATTCATTCGGAATTATTTCGCCTGGCAGGTCAAAAGCGGGTTTTATGCACGACAAGATATTCACACAGGGCAATGTAGGGCTGATGTCCAGGTCTGCAACAAACTGTTATGAGACAGTATTCCTTCTTACCAATGAAAATATAGGACAGTCCACGGTAATAGGTATAGGCGGAGATATGATTCCGGGTTCATCTTTTATTGATTTCCTTCCAATGTTTGAAAACGATGAACAGACAAAGATCATTGTTCTCATAGGTGAAATCGGAGGAAGCGACGAAGAGATTGCTGCCGAATACATTAAAAAACATATAAGGAAACCTGTTGTAGCGCTTATAGCGGGAAAGAATGCTCCAAAAGGGACATCAATGGGCCATGCAGGAGCAATTGTTTCCGCTGACGGAACAGGAAGCGCTGAGAATAAGGAAAAGAAGCTTTCTGAAGCCGGTGTAATAATTGCTGAAAGCACGGAACATATTGTTAAGATAATAAAAGAAATGCAATAG
- the sucC gene encoding ADP-forming succinate--CoA ligase subunit beta, with the protein MKLLEYKGKELLKEYGIPIQNGVVVQENQDIKESIKALNPPYVLKVQIMAGGRGKAGGIKFAESPDEAEKLAKEMLQMEIKKLKVRKVLIAEKVDLADEWYLSIVLDRFNKAPMLIFSPLGGVDIEETAKNNPEKIVKIPINFFMGIKEYTIRYIFKKYDLDLALTEAFTSIVKNLYKLFIEYDCTLTEINPLAIIGDGKLLAVDCKADIDNSSLYRHSDIAEFRNSIEENALIKEARQFNFLYIPVTDEGNIAVVSNGSGMIMSCIDLITKNVQKVGAALDLGGGATSDRIAEAVKIIFKNKNIMCLFISIFGGITRCDEVALGVKAALDSGEIEKDRVVVIRLEGTNKPEALKILSEIGSNVIIADSISDGVSKISSRRF; encoded by the coding sequence ATGAAACTTCTTGAGTATAAAGGTAAAGAATTATTAAAAGAATACGGTATCCCTATTCAGAACGGAGTGGTTGTACAGGAAAACCAGGACATAAAGGAATCCATCAAAGCTTTAAATCCGCCTTATGTTTTGAAAGTACAGATAATGGCTGGCGGAAGAGGGAAAGCAGGGGGTATCAAATTTGCTGAAAGCCCGGATGAAGCCGAAAAGCTTGCAAAAGAGATGCTTCAGATGGAAATCAAGAAGCTGAAAGTCAGAAAAGTCCTGATTGCAGAGAAAGTGGATCTGGCTGATGAATGGTATCTGAGCATAGTTCTTGACAGGTTCAACAAAGCTCCGATGTTGATATTCAGTCCGCTGGGAGGTGTAGATATAGAGGAGACAGCAAAAAATAATCCTGAAAAAATAGTAAAGATTCCGATCAATTTTTTCATGGGGATTAAGGAATATACAATCAGATATATCTTTAAAAAATATGATTTGGATCTTGCTCTTACGGAAGCTTTTACTTCAATTGTCAAAAATCTTTACAAGCTTTTTATAGAATATGACTGTACTCTTACTGAGATAAATCCCCTTGCAATTATAGGTGATGGAAAATTGCTTGCAGTAGACTGTAAGGCCGATATCGACAATAGTTCACTTTACAGGCACAGCGATATAGCTGAATTCAGGAATTCAATTGAGGAAAATGCTCTGATAAAAGAAGCCAGGCAGTTTAATTTTCTTTATATACCTGTTACAGATGAAGGGAATATAGCTGTTGTAAGCAATGGTTCGGGAATGATTATGTCCTGTATAGATCTTATAACAAAAAATGTGCAGAAGGTCGGGGCTGCTCTGGATCTTGGCGGAGGAGCTACTTCAGACAGGATTGCTGAAGCAGTAAAGATAATTTTTAAAAACAAAAATATTATGTGCCTGTTTATTTCAATATTTGGGGGTATTACCCGCTGTGATGAAGTCGCCCTGGGAGTAAAAGCTGCTTTGGATTCAGGAGAAATTGAAAAAGACAGAGTCGTTGTTATCAGGCTTGAAGGCACAAACAAGCCAGAAGCGTTAAAGATATTGTCAGAGATAGGCAGCAATGTAATTATTGCTGACAGTATCAGCGATGGTGTTAGTAAAATCAGTTCCAGGAGATTTTAA
- a CDS encoding aldehyde dehydrogenase family protein: protein MNENSLIDAMVEKSRVAQLEFEKFDQSRIDRCVKIIAKIVFDNAEKFARMAVDETGMGNYEDKLKKKLGKSRIIWNSLKSKKSVGILEYDEKTKIALIAKPVGVVGAVTPCTNPVVTPMCNVMFALKGGNSIIIAPHPRSKKCGKYFVDLCNEKLSAEKVPADLIQIIEEPTKDLTNELMRKVDVVVATGGMGMVKAAYSSGKPSFGVGVGNVQVIMDRDIDIKDAVSKIITGRAFDNGIICSAEQTVMVPDEKFDDIVSEFKNNGCHFVSDKEEKQRLRDALFINGVPNKDVIGQEVSKIAGIAGIDIAAGVKVIVVEADGTGREDVFCKEKMCPVIALIRYKNFSEAVNYAQTNLDFEGKGHSISIHSNNKENIEYAALNVKVSRILINQVCATSNGGSFFNGLAATTTLGCGSWGNNSISENFDYKHLLNISRIAYFNESLKAPSDEELWGESL, encoded by the coding sequence ATGAATGAAAATTCATTAATTGACGCAATGGTTGAAAAATCAAGGGTAGCACAGCTTGAATTTGAGAAGTTTGACCAGAGCCGTATTGACAGGTGTGTGAAAATAATCGCAAAAATTGTTTTCGATAATGCTGAGAAATTTGCGAGAATGGCTGTTGATGAGACAGGAATGGGCAATTATGAAGACAAGCTCAAGAAAAAACTGGGAAAATCAAGAATAATCTGGAACAGTCTGAAAAGTAAAAAATCAGTAGGAATTCTTGAATATGACGAAAAAACCAAGATTGCGCTTATTGCAAAACCTGTGGGAGTTGTGGGTGCTGTTACTCCATGCACTAATCCGGTAGTAACCCCTATGTGCAATGTAATGTTTGCTTTAAAAGGTGGAAATTCCATAATAATCGCTCCTCATCCGAGATCCAAAAAATGCGGAAAATATTTTGTGGATCTCTGCAATGAAAAACTATCTGCGGAGAAAGTTCCGGCAGATCTTATACAGATAATTGAGGAACCGACAAAAGATCTGACAAATGAGCTTATGAGGAAAGTGGATGTTGTTGTGGCAACAGGCGGAATGGGAATGGTAAAAGCTGCTTATTCGAGCGGAAAACCTTCTTTCGGAGTCGGAGTTGGAAATGTTCAGGTAATAATGGACAGAGATATTGACATAAAAGATGCTGTTTCCAAAATCATTACAGGCCGGGCTTTTGACAATGGGATTATCTGTTCTGCTGAACAGACTGTAATGGTTCCGGACGAGAAGTTTGATGATATCGTTAGTGAATTTAAGAATAACGGGTGTCATTTTGTTTCAGATAAAGAAGAAAAGCAAAGACTGCGAGATGCTCTTTTTATAAATGGTGTTCCCAATAAAGATGTCATAGGTCAGGAAGTGTCAAAAATAGCAGGAATAGCCGGGATAGACATTGCTGCCGGTGTGAAAGTGATAGTTGTCGAAGCGGACGGAACAGGCAGGGAAGATGTATTCTGTAAAGAGAAAATGTGTCCTGTTATTGCATTAATCAGGTATAAGAATTTTTCGGAAGCTGTAAATTATGCACAGACAAATCTTGATTTTGAAGGTAAAGGTCACAGTATTTCCATTCATTCTAATAATAAAGAGAATATTGAATATGCTGCTCTTAATGTGAAAGTCAGCAGGATTCTTATTAATCAGGTTTGTGCAACATCAAACGGCGGAAGCTTCTTTAATGGTCTTGCCGCAACCACGACTCTCGGCTGCGGCTCCTGGGGAAATAACTCAATATCTGAAAATTTTGATTACAAGCATTTATTAAATATAAGCCGGATAGCTTACTTCAACGAATCACTGAAAGCTCCCAGCGATGAGGAGCTCTGGGGGGAAAGTCTATGA